In Amycolatopsis jiangsuensis, the following proteins share a genomic window:
- a CDS encoding glycosyltransferase family 2 protein — protein MPRTVAPSTVRTLPVLAIVVCHDGAEWLPLALSALRRSTVRPRHVLAVDTGSTDRTAQLLAEAAAGAAGPETAPVLSGVLTLPGETGFAAAIAAAVEHAVQRWGDPGAWLWILHDDCAPEPDCLETLLHTAEQNPSAKVLGPLGLDWAEPRLIVEAGLSTDASGHRQQMSAEDGEPSEVLAVPSAGSLIQRELWHDLGGYDEDFPLLREDLDFGWRANTAGSLVLSVPAAHVRHARALSTGQRVPSAAGPSLVAVNRAHGLRVFLVNCSPTSYWLGLIRLPVLLMLRALVFFLLRRTTEAAAELAALRYLCGGRGNLRAARAKRRGVPRPGTVRGLFISRTTRLRNAIRAGVVGLVRRGVQSDLALGTVPDGVEQETAWIPPEALAASGARPVGPDALPAGALRGLSSRGSRLRRPGTVVAVTLPDAGTPPESEEDRARPEAGDRPAPAPRPQAPAAEPDLVFVAVNRRRVLAATVFAPPFVLVVVLTVLALVINRDRLGLDLWGGQLLPVGGLGEIWTTYLSPWHPIAGGTGAPAPATLPVLGTLGAVFTPIGGPAALVAILLIGDLPLAGLSAYAATRRLPVRRWVRAAIAAAYALLPAATASVAQGRIDVVVVHLVLPLVLAGLARLLTRPGTRWLHVSALSAFGVALLGAFSPLAHGLVLVGLLAGFVVLPAPSGLARRVASVGIVVLLPLVLLLPWPTVLLRHPELLVQGLGGPATAASGADLAGLTPGGPGAWPIGVAILAATLVALVVRPRKEVAGGLAVAALGVAGVFLVREVQLSPMQGGAPASGYAGVPLLFVGAGLLWAVLATWQRGGFGPVPASWLPKVLAVAGAVVVAALAAGAGLAGAQGPLTAQPRPQLAPEVSADVAATGRAVLDLGSGTGPVRQTGGRLALFGDDELAPVTGTPDRLAGWRRDLGQGDVAALKRTLAAAAASGVQYVVLPDGTDANAFAAAAGDLAAVGAPASDGRPVLRLLPKTGEVALISPELAKKAVTGGAAPGTNPGVSPVDAQLPDVRVRASDGPTGRLLVLAAEQEAGWQASVNGKAVPIVPAWGHQVAVSVPAQSSEISVTFPGTERGLLLLVQLAAVLFTALTAIPSRRRPAG, from the coding sequence TTGCCCCGGACTGTTGCCCCGTCCACCGTGCGCACGCTGCCCGTACTGGCCATTGTGGTCTGTCACGACGGAGCGGAATGGCTGCCGCTGGCGCTTTCCGCCCTGCGGCGCAGCACGGTCCGTCCCCGGCACGTGCTGGCGGTCGACACCGGATCCACCGACCGGACCGCGCAGCTGCTCGCCGAAGCCGCAGCCGGTGCGGCCGGGCCCGAGACCGCGCCGGTGCTGTCCGGAGTGCTCACGCTGCCCGGCGAGACCGGCTTCGCGGCGGCGATCGCGGCCGCCGTCGAGCACGCCGTCCAACGCTGGGGCGACCCCGGTGCGTGGCTGTGGATCCTGCACGACGACTGCGCCCCCGAACCGGACTGCCTCGAAACCCTCCTGCACACCGCCGAGCAGAACCCGTCGGCCAAGGTCCTCGGACCGCTCGGCCTCGACTGGGCCGAGCCCCGCCTCATCGTCGAAGCCGGGCTGTCCACCGACGCCTCCGGCCACCGCCAGCAGATGTCCGCCGAGGACGGCGAACCCAGCGAAGTCCTCGCCGTACCCAGCGCGGGATCGTTGATACAGCGGGAACTCTGGCACGACCTCGGCGGCTACGACGAGGATTTCCCGCTGCTGCGTGAGGATCTCGACTTCGGCTGGCGGGCCAACACCGCCGGCTCGCTCGTGCTGTCGGTCCCGGCGGCCCACGTCCGGCACGCCCGCGCGCTCTCCACGGGACAGCGCGTGCCGAGCGCCGCCGGTCCCTCGCTCGTCGCGGTGAACCGCGCCCACGGCTTACGTGTCTTTCTGGTGAACTGCTCGCCAACGTCGTACTGGCTCGGGCTGATCCGCCTTCCCGTGCTGCTGATGCTGCGCGCGCTGGTGTTCTTCCTGCTGCGCCGGACCACCGAAGCGGCCGCCGAACTGGCCGCGCTCCGCTACCTCTGTGGCGGCCGGGGAAACCTCCGCGCGGCTCGGGCGAAGCGCCGGGGCGTACCGCGCCCCGGCACCGTCCGCGGCCTGTTCATCAGCCGGACCACCAGGCTGCGCAACGCGATCCGGGCAGGAGTCGTCGGGCTCGTCCGCCGCGGCGTGCAGAGTGACCTGGCACTCGGCACGGTGCCGGACGGCGTCGAGCAGGAGACCGCGTGGATTCCGCCGGAGGCGCTGGCCGCGTCCGGCGCGCGGCCGGTCGGGCCGGACGCATTGCCCGCCGGAGCGTTGCGCGGGCTCAGCAGCCGCGGCTCCCGGCTCCGCAGGCCCGGCACCGTCGTCGCGGTGACCCTTCCAGACGCGGGAACTCCTCCGGAGTCCGAAGAGGACCGTGCCCGGCCGGAAGCCGGTGACCGGCCGGCACCCGCGCCCCGCCCGCAGGCGCCGGCCGCGGAACCGGACCTCGTGTTCGTGGCGGTCAACCGCCGCCGGGTGCTCGCGGCCACGGTGTTCGCGCCACCGTTCGTCCTGGTGGTCGTGCTGACCGTGCTGGCGTTGGTGATCAACCGCGATCGGCTCGGCCTCGATCTGTGGGGCGGGCAGCTGCTGCCGGTCGGCGGACTCGGCGAGATCTGGACGACCTACCTCTCGCCCTGGCACCCGATCGCCGGCGGCACCGGCGCACCCGCACCGGCGACCCTGCCGGTGCTCGGCACCCTCGGCGCCGTCTTCACCCCGATCGGCGGCCCGGCCGCGCTCGTCGCGATCCTGCTCATCGGGGACCTGCCGCTCGCCGGGCTCAGCGCCTACGCGGCAACGCGCAGGCTGCCGGTCCGCCGGTGGGTCCGCGCGGCCATCGCGGCGGCGTACGCGCTGCTGCCCGCCGCCACCGCGTCGGTCGCGCAGGGCCGGATCGACGTCGTGGTGGTCCACCTCGTGCTGCCGCTCGTGCTGGCGGGCCTCGCGCGGCTGCTCACCCGGCCCGGTACCCGATGGCTGCACGTCTCGGCGCTGTCGGCGTTCGGAGTGGCGCTGCTCGGCGCGTTCTCCCCGCTCGCGCACGGGCTCGTCCTGGTCGGACTGCTTGCCGGGTTCGTGGTGCTGCCCGCGCCGTCCGGTCTGGCCCGGCGGGTCGCGTCGGTCGGGATCGTGGTGCTGCTGCCGCTCGTTCTGCTGCTGCCGTGGCCGACGGTGCTGCTGCGGCATCCCGAACTGCTGGTGCAAGGGCTCGGCGGCCCGGCGACCGCGGCGTCCGGTGCGGACCTGGCCGGGCTCACCCCCGGTGGGCCGGGTGCGTGGCCGATCGGGGTCGCGATCCTCGCGGCAACGCTCGTCGCGCTCGTCGTCCGGCCGCGGAAGGAAGTCGCCGGCGGGCTGGCCGTCGCGGCGCTCGGCGTCGCCGGCGTGTTCCTGGTGCGGGAGGTACAGCTCAGCCCGATGCAAGGCGGCGCGCCCGCGTCCGGTTACGCCGGGGTGCCGCTGCTCTTCGTGGGCGCCGGGCTGCTGTGGGCAGTGCTCGCCACCTGGCAACGCGGCGGTTTCGGGCCGGTACCCGCATCGTGGCTGCCGAAGGTGCTCGCCGTGGCCGGCGCCGTGGTGGTGGCCGCGCTGGCCGCAGGGGCCGGCCTGGCCGGCGCACAGGGGCCGCTCACCGCACAGCCACGTCCGCAGCTGGCACCGGAGGTTTCCGCCGACGTCGCGGCGACCGGGCGGGCTGTGCTCGACCTCGGTTCGGGTACCGGGCCGGTGCGTCAGACCGGCGGCCGGCTCGCCCTCTTCGGCGACGACGAGCTCGCCCCGGTCACCGGAACCCCGGATCGGCTCGCCGGATGGCGCCGTGACCTGGGGCAAGGGGACGTCGCCGCGCTGAAACGCACACTGGCGGCCGCTGCCGCTTCGGGCGTCCAGTACGTGGTGTTGCCGGACGGCACGGACGCGAACGCGTTCGCCGCCGCGGCCGGTGACCTCGCGGCGGTGGGCGCGCCGGCCTCGGACGGACGGCCGGTGCTGCGGCTGCTGCCGAAGACCGGTGAGGTCGCCCTGATCTCCCCGGAACTGGCCAAGAAGGCGGTGACCGGGGGTGCCGCGCCCGGAACGAACCCCGGCGTCTCCCCGGTCGACGCCCAGCTTCCGGACGTGCGGGTCCGTGCCTCCGACGGACCCACCGGGCGGCTGCTCGTGCTCGCCGCGGAGCAGGAGGCCGGGTGGCAGGCCAGCGTGAACGGCAAGGCGGTCCCGATCGTGCCGGCCTGGGGGCATCAGGTCGCGGTGTCCGTGCCTGCGCAGTCCTCGGAGATCTCCGTGACGTTCCCGGGCACCGAACGCGGGCTGCTCCTGCTGGTGCAGCTGGCCGCGGTCCTGTTCACCGCGCTGACCGCCATCCCCTCGCGCCGCCGCCCGGCCGGGTAG
- a CDS encoding metallopeptidase family protein, protein MATARDYRQRQRLRRDRHGRGLRGTLYPASLPAAASRAERFDALVLDALEPIEARWRHELTKLDVAVDDVPEVHEDGRVPSDGVLHDGSVPLSRLVPAGVDRTGLPTRARIVLYRRPLEARAKDPVELADLVHDVLVEQVAGYLGVEPDVIEGD, encoded by the coding sequence GTGGCGACGGCTCGTGACTACCGACAACGGCAGCGACTGCGGCGGGACCGGCACGGCCGGGGCCTGCGCGGGACGCTCTACCCCGCGTCCCTGCCCGCTGCCGCCAGCCGCGCGGAGCGCTTCGACGCGCTGGTGCTCGACGCGCTCGAGCCGATCGAGGCGCGCTGGCGGCACGAGCTGACCAAGCTCGACGTCGCGGTCGACGACGTACCCGAGGTCCACGAGGACGGGCGGGTCCCCTCCGACGGGGTGCTGCACGACGGTTCGGTCCCGCTGTCCCGGCTGGTCCCGGCCGGGGTGGACCGCACCGGGCTGCCCACCCGGGCCCGGATCGTGCTCTACCGGCGCCCGCTCGAAGCCCGCGCCAAGGACCCGGTCGAACTGGCCGACCTCGTGCACGACGTCCTGGTCGAGCAGGTCGCCGGCTACCTCGGCGTCGAACCGGACGTCATCGAAGGCGACTGA
- a CDS encoding DUF3499 domain-containing protein, whose product MRSVRKCSRTGCPEPAVATLTYAYRDSTAVVGPLATASEPHSYDLCEAHALRLTVPKGWEVVRHEGTFATPEQSADELTALAEAVREAGRSDRPAPEPEPENPSGRRGHLRVLPGRA is encoded by the coding sequence GTGCGGAGCGTACGGAAATGTTCGCGAACGGGTTGCCCCGAACCCGCTGTCGCCACGCTCACGTATGCCTATCGCGATTCGACCGCCGTCGTCGGCCCGCTGGCCACCGCGTCCGAACCGCACTCCTACGACTTGTGCGAGGCACACGCCCTGCGGCTGACCGTGCCCAAGGGCTGGGAAGTGGTCCGGCACGAGGGCACCTTCGCCACGCCGGAGCAGTCCGCCGACGAGCTGACCGCGCTGGCCGAGGCCGTACGGGAGGCCGGTCGCTCCGACCGGCCCGCCCCGGAGCCCGAGCCGGAGAACCCGTCCGGCAGGCGCGGGCACCTGCGCGTCCTGCCCGGGCGCGCCTGA
- a CDS encoding phosphomannomutase/phosphoglucomutase → MPDLSGIVKAYDIRGVVGEQLDEALVRDFGAAFALLVKPETPSVVIGHDMRDSSPGLAAAFAEGVTSQGLDVVSIGLCSTDELYFASGSLNMPGAMFTASHNPAEYNGIKMCRAGAAPVGQDSGLSEIRDTVEQGVPEFQGQRGSVTERDVLGDYAGYLRGLVDLSGSRPLKVVVDAGNGMGGHTVPTVFDGLPIEIVPMYFELDGTFPNHEANPLDPKNIVDLQAKVRETGADAGVAFDGDADRCFVVDERGEPVSPSAITALVAVRELAKEPGGTVIHNLITSKGVPEIVAEHGGNPVRTRVGHSFIKAEMARTGAIFGGEHSAHYYFRDFWRADTGMLAALHVLAALGEQDGPLSSLTQDFSRYAASGEINSTVDDQVARMLAVKDAYAGKSGAEIDELDGLTVQLPGGAWFNLRPSNTEPLLRLNVEAADRAAVEALTDDVLGLVRG, encoded by the coding sequence GTGCCAGACCTTTCCGGCATCGTGAAGGCCTACGACATTCGTGGCGTGGTCGGCGAACAGCTCGACGAGGCCCTGGTACGGGACTTCGGAGCCGCGTTCGCACTGCTGGTCAAGCCCGAGACGCCGTCGGTGGTGATCGGACACGACATGCGTGACTCGTCGCCGGGGCTCGCGGCCGCCTTCGCCGAGGGCGTGACCTCGCAGGGCCTCGACGTGGTGTCGATCGGCCTGTGCAGCACCGACGAGCTGTACTTCGCCTCCGGCTCGCTGAACATGCCGGGTGCGATGTTCACCGCCAGCCACAACCCGGCCGAGTACAACGGCATCAAGATGTGCCGCGCCGGTGCCGCCCCGGTCGGCCAGGACAGCGGGCTGTCCGAGATCCGCGACACCGTGGAACAGGGCGTGCCGGAGTTCCAGGGCCAGCGGGGCAGTGTCACTGAGCGGGACGTGCTCGGCGACTACGCCGGCTACCTGCGCGGCCTCGTCGACCTGAGCGGCTCGCGGCCGCTGAAGGTGGTCGTCGACGCGGGCAACGGCATGGGCGGGCACACTGTGCCGACCGTTTTCGATGGACTTCCCATTGAGATCGTGCCGATGTACTTCGAGCTCGACGGCACCTTCCCCAACCACGAGGCCAACCCGCTCGACCCGAAGAACATCGTCGACCTGCAGGCCAAGGTGCGCGAGACGGGTGCGGACGCCGGGGTGGCCTTCGACGGTGACGCGGACCGTTGCTTCGTGGTCGACGAGCGTGGCGAGCCCGTGTCGCCGAGCGCGATCACCGCGCTGGTCGCGGTGCGCGAGCTGGCCAAGGAACCGGGCGGCACGGTCATCCACAACCTGATCACCTCGAAGGGCGTGCCGGAGATCGTCGCCGAGCACGGCGGCAACCCGGTGCGCACGCGGGTCGGGCACTCGTTCATCAAGGCCGAGATGGCGCGGACCGGCGCGATCTTCGGTGGCGAGCACTCGGCCCACTACTACTTCCGCGACTTCTGGCGGGCCGACACCGGCATGCTGGCCGCGCTGCACGTGCTGGCCGCGCTCGGTGAGCAGGACGGGCCGCTGTCCTCGCTGACCCAGGACTTCTCGCGCTACGCCGCGTCCGGTGAGATCAACTCGACGGTCGACGACCAGGTCGCCCGGATGCTCGCGGTCAAGGACGCCTACGCGGGCAAGTCCGGTGCGGAGATCGATGAACTGGACGGGCTGACCGTGCAGCTGCCCGGCGGCGCGTGGTTCAACCTGCGCCCGTCGAACACCGAACCGCTGCTCCGGCTCAACGTGGAGGCCGCCGACCGGGCCGCGGTCGAGGCGCTGACCGACGACGTGCTGGGTCTCGTCCGTGGCTGA
- a CDS encoding Trm112 family protein, whose protein sequence is MALTLDAQLLEILACPSPDHAPLRPGTPDDAEAEALTCTDCGRVYPVRDGIPVLLLDEALEPGGAGPEGAETGAAGEPDDDHADSA, encoded by the coding sequence ATGGCCCTCACGCTTGACGCCCAGCTGCTCGAGATCCTCGCGTGCCCGTCGCCGGATCACGCGCCGTTGCGCCCGGGCACGCCGGACGACGCCGAGGCCGAGGCGCTGACCTGCACCGACTGTGGCCGGGTGTACCCGGTGCGGGACGGGATCCCGGTGCTGCTGCTCGACGAGGCGCTGGAACCGGGCGGTGCGGGACCGGAGGGTGCCGAAACGGGTGCTGCCGGTGAGCCGGATGACGACCATGCCGACAGTGCTTGA
- the manA gene encoding mannose-6-phosphate isomerase, class I gives MELLRNAVRPYAWGSRTAIPQLQGRPVPAPHPEAELWMGAHPGDPSHVIGPDGTERSLLALVDADPVGQLGQRCTRRWGGRLPFLLKILAAEEPLSMQAHPSAAQAAEGYAREEKLGIPRDAANRNYPDPTAKPELVCALTEFHALAGFRDPHRTIKLLKAIETPGMAKYTGLLEAQPDPDGLRALFTTWITLPQRAFDELLPEVLDACVRHVADHGEFTVECRTILELGETHSRDAGVLAALLLNRLTLRAGEAIYLPAGNLHLYLHGIAVEILANSDNILRCGLTPKHVDVPELLRVVDFSCGEMPVQHGEPAGHGMAVYHTDAPEFELSRTEWAEGEDTELEVDSVGPQILLCTAGDLLVLADDGEQVELRRGQSVWLPAADPPVRIRPLDGTHSQLFRATAGTCED, from the coding sequence GTGGAGCTGTTGCGCAACGCCGTACGGCCCTACGCGTGGGGTTCGCGCACCGCGATCCCGCAGCTGCAGGGTCGTCCGGTGCCGGCGCCGCACCCCGAGGCCGAGCTGTGGATGGGTGCCCACCCCGGCGACCCGTCGCACGTGATCGGCCCGGACGGCACCGAACGGAGCCTGCTGGCGCTCGTCGACGCCGATCCGGTCGGCCAGCTCGGACAGCGCTGTACCCGGCGCTGGGGTGGCCGGCTGCCCTTCCTGCTGAAGATCCTGGCCGCCGAGGAACCGCTGTCCATGCAGGCGCACCCGTCGGCGGCGCAGGCCGCGGAGGGGTACGCCCGGGAGGAGAAGCTCGGCATCCCGCGGGACGCGGCCAACCGCAACTACCCGGATCCCACGGCGAAGCCCGAGCTGGTCTGCGCGCTCACCGAATTCCACGCGCTCGCCGGGTTCCGCGATCCGCACCGCACGATCAAGCTGCTCAAGGCGATCGAAACGCCCGGCATGGCCAAGTACACCGGTCTGCTGGAGGCCCAGCCCGACCCGGACGGGCTGCGGGCGCTGTTCACCACCTGGATCACGCTGCCGCAGCGGGCCTTCGACGAGCTGCTGCCGGAGGTGCTCGACGCGTGCGTGCGGCACGTGGCCGACCACGGCGAGTTCACCGTCGAATGCCGCACCATCCTGGAGCTGGGGGAGACGCATTCGCGAGACGCCGGGGTGCTGGCCGCGCTGCTGCTCAACCGGCTGACCCTGCGCGCGGGCGAGGCGATCTACCTGCCGGCCGGGAACCTGCACCTGTACCTGCACGGCATCGCCGTGGAGATCCTGGCCAACTCGGACAACATCCTGCGCTGCGGGCTCACCCCGAAACACGTGGACGTGCCCGAGCTGCTGCGTGTGGTCGACTTCTCCTGCGGTGAAATGCCGGTGCAGCACGGCGAACCAGCCGGCCACGGGATGGCGGTCTACCACACCGACGCCCCCGAGTTCGAGCTGTCCCGTACGGAGTGGGCCGAGGGCGAGGACACCGAACTCGAGGTCGATTCCGTGGGCCCGCAGATCCTCCTCTGCACCGCAGGCGACCTGCTCGTCCTGGCCGACGACGGCGAACAGGTGGAACTGCGCAGGGGCCAGTCGGTATGGCTGCCCGCCGCCGACCCGCCGGTCCGAATCCGCCCCTTGGACGGCACCCACTCCCAACTGTTCCGCGCAACGGCGGGCACCTGCGAGGACTGA
- a CDS encoding cation diffusion facilitator family transporter, whose product MSAGGGTKAIVAALSANAGIAVAKFAGFLVTGSSSMLAESVHSLADTANQGLLLLGKKSAQRRATREHPFGFGRERYFYSFVVALLLFTLGAAFALYEGIHKILEPEPLEAPLVAVIILVVAVCLEGYSFLTAIGESRKIKGDYSWWRFIRQAKEPELPVVLLEDTGALAGLVFALLGVGLSVLTGDPVFDGIGTVAIGLLLGIIAVILIVEMKSLLIGEGATETDLDTIVGELTGGEVERVIHIRTQYLGPDELLVAAKLALVPGLDTARIAAAIDAAEVRVRAKVPVASLIYLEPDLDRERG is encoded by the coding sequence GTGTCAGCTGGCGGGGGTACCAAGGCGATCGTCGCGGCCTTGTCCGCGAATGCCGGGATCGCGGTGGCGAAGTTCGCCGGGTTCCTGGTCACCGGGTCGTCGTCGATGCTGGCGGAATCGGTGCACTCCCTGGCCGACACCGCCAACCAGGGGTTGTTGCTGCTCGGGAAGAAGTCGGCGCAGCGGCGGGCGACCCGCGAGCATCCGTTCGGCTTCGGGCGGGAACGCTACTTCTACTCGTTCGTCGTCGCGTTGCTGCTGTTCACCCTCGGTGCGGCGTTCGCGCTCTACGAGGGCATCCACAAGATCCTCGAACCGGAACCGCTGGAGGCGCCGCTGGTCGCGGTGATCATCCTGGTCGTCGCGGTCTGCCTGGAGGGCTACAGCTTCCTCACCGCGATCGGCGAATCGCGCAAGATCAAGGGCGACTACAGCTGGTGGCGGTTCATCCGCCAGGCCAAGGAACCCGAACTGCCGGTCGTGTTGCTGGAGGACACCGGCGCGCTGGCCGGTCTGGTGTTCGCGCTGCTCGGCGTCGGGCTCTCGGTGCTCACCGGCGATCCGGTGTTCGACGGTATCGGCACCGTGGCCATCGGGCTCCTGCTCGGCATCATCGCGGTGATCCTGATCGTCGAGATGAAGAGCCTGCTGATCGGCGAGGGCGCCACCGAGACCGACCTGGACACCATCGTCGGCGAGCTGACCGGGGGCGAGGTGGAGCGGGTGATCCACATCCGCACCCAGTACCTCGGCCCGGACGAGCTGCTCGTGGCCGCCAAGCTCGCGCTGGTCCCCGGTCTCGACACGGCGCGGATCGCCGCCGCGATCGACGCCGCCGAGGTCCGCGTTCGTGCGAAGGTCCCGGTGGCGTCGCTGATCTACCTCGAACCCGACCTCGACCGCGAACGGGGGTGA
- a CDS encoding amino acid permease: MPGTGLWRTKSIEQSITDTDEPDTKLRRNLSAWDLTVFGVAVVVGAGIFTLTARTAGDYAGPSVPVAFVMAAIACGLAALCYAEFASTVPVAGSAYTFSYATFGEFVAWIIGWDLILELAVGAAAVAKGWSSYLQTVLGYLFGDGATSAIDLGGGFQLDWGALLLVVVLVTLLVLGTKLSSRFSMVITAIKVAVVLFVIVLGIFYIKGANYTPFVPDGKTGGAGETGVDQSLFSLIAGGASSSFGIFGLLAAASVVFFAFIGFDIVATTAEETRNPQKSVPRGIFGSLAIVTVLYVAVSLVVVGMVPYGELATSAGDGSHKTLATAFSANGVDWAANLISVGALAGLTTVVMVLMLGQVRIIFAMSRDGLMPRSLAKTGGRGTPKRATLVVGALVAVAATFFPADKLEEMVNVGTLFAFILVSAGVLVLRRTRPDLKRVFRVKAVWVIAPLAIVICLWLMLNLTVLTWLRFVAWMVVGVVLYFAYGRRKSLLGQRQSGGEPAGTGTRES, encoded by the coding sequence TTGCCCGGCACGGGTTTGTGGCGCACCAAGTCGATCGAGCAGTCCATCACGGACACCGACGAGCCGGATACCAAGCTACGGCGGAACCTGAGTGCCTGGGACCTGACCGTGTTCGGTGTCGCGGTCGTGGTCGGTGCCGGGATCTTCACCCTCACCGCGCGTACCGCCGGTGACTACGCCGGGCCCTCGGTGCCGGTCGCGTTCGTCATGGCGGCCATCGCCTGCGGGCTGGCCGCGCTCTGTTACGCCGAATTCGCCTCGACGGTGCCGGTGGCGGGCAGTGCCTACACCTTCTCCTACGCCACCTTCGGCGAGTTCGTGGCCTGGATCATCGGCTGGGACCTGATCCTGGAGCTGGCCGTCGGCGCGGCGGCGGTGGCCAAGGGCTGGTCGTCGTACCTGCAGACGGTGCTCGGCTACCTCTTCGGCGACGGGGCCACCTCGGCGATCGACCTCGGCGGCGGCTTCCAGCTCGACTGGGGCGCGCTGCTGCTGGTGGTCGTGCTGGTCACCTTGCTGGTGCTGGGAACGAAGCTGTCGTCGCGGTTCTCCATGGTGATCACCGCGATCAAGGTCGCCGTCGTGCTGTTCGTGATCGTCCTCGGCATCTTCTACATCAAGGGCGCGAACTACACGCCGTTCGTCCCGGACGGCAAGACCGGCGGCGCCGGGGAGACCGGGGTGGACCAGTCGCTGTTCTCGCTGATCGCCGGTGGCGCCAGCAGTTCCTTCGGGATCTTCGGCCTGCTCGCCGCGGCCTCGGTGGTGTTCTTCGCGTTCATCGGGTTCGACATCGTCGCCACCACCGCGGAGGAGACGCGCAATCCGCAGAAATCCGTGCCGCGCGGCATCTTCGGGTCGCTGGCCATCGTCACCGTGCTGTACGTGGCGGTCTCGCTGGTAGTCGTCGGGATGGTGCCCTACGGCGAGCTCGCGACGTCCGCGGGCGACGGCAGCCACAAGACGCTCGCGACGGCGTTCTCCGCCAACGGGGTGGACTGGGCGGCCAACCTCATCTCGGTCGGCGCGCTGGCCGGTCTGACCACGGTCGTGATGGTGCTGATGCTCGGCCAGGTCCGGATCATCTTCGCGATGTCCCGCGACGGCCTCATGCCGCGCAGCCTGGCGAAGACCGGCGGACGCGGTACGCCCAAGCGCGCGACCCTCGTGGTCGGCGCGCTGGTCGCCGTCGCGGCCACGTTCTTCCCGGCCGACAAGCTGGAAGAAATGGTGAACGTGGGCACGCTGTTCGCGTTCATCTTGGTGTCCGCCGGTGTGCTGGTGCTGCGCCGCACCCGCCCGGACCTCAAGCGGGTGTTCCGGGTCAAGGCCGTCTGGGTGATCGCGCCGCTGGCCATCGTGATCTGCCTGTGGCTCATGCTGAACCTGACCGTGCTGACCTGGCTGCGGTTCGTGGCCTGGATGGTGGTCGGCGTGGTGCTGTACTTCGCCTACGGCCGCCGCAAGTCGCTCCTGGGCCAACGGCAGTCCGGCGGGGAACCCGCCGGGACCGGCACCAGGGAAAGCTGA